The Coffea arabica cultivar ET-39 chromosome 4e, Coffea Arabica ET-39 HiFi, whole genome shotgun sequence genome includes a window with the following:
- the LOC113743003 gene encoding uncharacterized protein isoform X1 encodes MLTCLLQALPLGPPRPNHLAGSRKRTELAHCLTSTSFHLRPSPLPLFLPADDRTWSLMCSPSPSNSPSDLGNAKKEQEEETHEESVLDSVIKFVADSVKQFLVATAWIKGLFLHVSWLIFSCDRLVTAKQPDISSILAMLLLLFQSTWMATWWQRMWKLQTRRIKKKSYFANWEKRDPVEVDARQITKFLWWMLFFHNLFGHNNFYDLQLMIYVGLCDCLLEQIFFAWKGLFS; translated from the exons ATGCTGACGTGTCTCCTCCAAGCCCTCCCTCTTGGGCCTCCTCGGCCTAATCATCTTGCCGGCTCAAGGAAGAGGACGGAGCTGGCCCACTGCCTCACTTCCACCTCTTTCCACCTCAGACcctctccccttccccttttccttCCCGCCGATGATCGGACTTGGTCACTCATGTGTTCTCCTTCTCCTTCCAACTCCCCCTCCGACTTGGGCAATG CCAAAAAGGAGCAGGAAGAGGAAACTCATGAGGAATCAGTTCTTGACTCGGTGATCAAATTTGTAGCTGATTCAGTTAAGCAATTTCTAGTGGCTACAGCATGGATAAAGGGCCTTTTCTTGCATGTTTCTTGG CTCATTTTTAGCTGTGATCGTTTGGTTACTGCAAAACAGCCAGATATATCCTCTATCTTAGCAATG ttACTTCTGTTATTTCAATCAACATGGATGGCTACATGGTGGCAGCGGATGTGGAAACTTCAGACAAGAAGGATTAAGAAAAAGAGCTACTTTGCTAACTGGGAAAAAAGAGACCCCGTTGAAGTAGATGCCAGGCAAATAACCAAGTTCCTTTGGTGGATGCTCTTTTTTCATAATCTGTTTGGACATAACAATTTCTATGACTTACAATTGATGATCTACGTTGGGCTATGTGACTGTTTACTAGAGCAGATTTTCTTTGCTTGGAAAGGACTGTTTAGTTAG
- the LOC113743003 gene encoding uncharacterized protein isoform X2, producing the protein MLTCLLQALPLGPPRPNHLAGSRKRTELAHCLTSTSFHLRPSPLPLFLPADDRTWSLMCSPSPSNSPSDLGNAKKEQEEETHEESVLDSVIKFVADSLIFSCDRLVTAKQPDISSILAMLLLLFQSTWMATWWQRMWKLQTRRIKKKSYFANWEKRDPVEVDARQITKFLWWMLFFHNLFGHNNFYDLQLMIYVGLCDCLLEQIFFAWKGLFS; encoded by the exons ATGCTGACGTGTCTCCTCCAAGCCCTCCCTCTTGGGCCTCCTCGGCCTAATCATCTTGCCGGCTCAAGGAAGAGGACGGAGCTGGCCCACTGCCTCACTTCCACCTCTTTCCACCTCAGACcctctccccttccccttttccttCCCGCCGATGATCGGACTTGGTCACTCATGTGTTCTCCTTCTCCTTCCAACTCCCCCTCCGACTTGGGCAATG CCAAAAAGGAGCAGGAAGAGGAAACTCATGAGGAATCAGTTCTTGACTCGGTGATCAAATTTGTAGCTGATTCA CTCATTTTTAGCTGTGATCGTTTGGTTACTGCAAAACAGCCAGATATATCCTCTATCTTAGCAATG ttACTTCTGTTATTTCAATCAACATGGATGGCTACATGGTGGCAGCGGATGTGGAAACTTCAGACAAGAAGGATTAAGAAAAAGAGCTACTTTGCTAACTGGGAAAAAAGAGACCCCGTTGAAGTAGATGCCAGGCAAATAACCAAGTTCCTTTGGTGGATGCTCTTTTTTCATAATCTGTTTGGACATAACAATTTCTATGACTTACAATTGATGATCTACGTTGGGCTATGTGACTGTTTACTAGAGCAGATTTTCTTTGCTTGGAAAGGACTGTTTAGTTAG